One region of Paenibacillus polymyxa M1 genomic DNA includes:
- a CDS encoding glycosyltransferase — translation MAIRYSVIIPTYNRAQQLLLTLASFEAQTYSKQLFEVIVADDGSTDGTKEMVEDFKASYPLIYVSHPEQRGRSAVRNLGLRQAKGIYIIFCDADFLVLPHFIKTVSRYHRKYPKSVLSGIPHSWDDAFTHYHPDFSVEEKEHCRSILTQSGLWNPDFETANEIIPIITPHDVLHQTGALPKVVSPTRVPPSTQKQFASTDVAPWMMLVTRCVAIRRNHLIRIGGFNERFVLYGLEDWDLGYRLHRLKIPFYCIKELVGYHQEHPTHLRGNVLNTENLRIMYETYGFNDSSLNLFALIPPSEDFETYKNTLRVLRRGLRSRLTRSSAMLLRRTLRIAAKQFYYHNNTPAYQQSLRAIKKKAENRKSRVAHVLREMLVKSEKLLE, via the coding sequence TTGGCTATCCGCTACAGCGTCATCATTCCAACCTATAATCGAGCCCAGCAGCTGCTGCTCACACTCGCCTCATTTGAAGCGCAAACCTATTCCAAGCAACTATTCGAAGTGATTGTAGCTGATGACGGCTCTACAGATGGAACGAAAGAAATGGTTGAAGACTTCAAAGCATCCTATCCTCTTATCTATGTGTCACACCCGGAACAACGTGGTCGATCTGCCGTTCGAAATTTGGGACTGCGCCAGGCAAAAGGGATATATATCATTTTCTGCGACGCTGACTTTTTGGTGCTACCTCATTTCATTAAAACCGTGAGTCGTTATCACCGCAAGTATCCCAAATCCGTGCTTTCAGGCATTCCTCACTCGTGGGACGATGCATTTACCCATTATCACCCTGACTTTTCTGTGGAAGAAAAAGAACATTGTCGGAGCATACTTACACAATCAGGCTTATGGAATCCCGACTTTGAAACAGCGAATGAAATTATCCCGATCATCACCCCTCATGATGTCCTGCATCAAACGGGTGCATTGCCTAAAGTCGTTAGCCCCACCAGGGTTCCGCCCAGTACTCAAAAACAATTTGCCTCAACGGACGTAGCTCCCTGGATGATGCTAGTAACTCGTTGTGTAGCCATCAGACGCAACCACTTGATTCGTATTGGAGGTTTCAATGAACGGTTTGTGCTGTACGGACTCGAAGACTGGGACTTGGGCTATAGACTGCATCGCTTAAAAATCCCTTTTTATTGCATCAAAGAGTTGGTCGGATATCATCAAGAACATCCAACCCATCTTAGAGGTAACGTTTTAAATACGGAAAATTTGAGAATTATGTATGAAACTTACGGGTTCAATGACTCCTCGTTAAATTTATTCGCTCTAATTCCTCCATCCGAGGATTTTGAGACCTACAAAAATACGCTGCGCGTGTTGCGCAGGGGACTCCGTTCTAGGTTAACACGTTCATCGGCTATGTTGTTGAGAAGGACACTACGCATTGCTGCCAAGCAGTTTTATTATCACAACAATACCCCAGCATACCAGCAATCATTACGAGCGATAAAAAAGAAAGCTGAGAACCGGAAAAGCCGAGTCGCCCACGTGTTACGAGAAATGCTGGTAAAGTCTGAAAAGCTGTTGGAATAA